In Dysidea avara chromosome 3, odDysAvar1.4, whole genome shotgun sequence, a single window of DNA contains:
- the LOC136248759 gene encoding protein NLRC3-like — MAGEADSGLTLVEGAVVIDQIKNKDDTPTMRDLNRFVTKKYAVDWKDIGIELGLELDVLDVIEKDNPLQSVSCFQKTLDKWLKLTPNATWKTLEVGLTNVRRQQLSLDPVDEMYDAININASVFSGDKLLVIKKIPEVVSKLRDDLRAYYQTAGLRPSKEEWPPNQPTSIVNVALIHYNNTRMQQELIDISKRFKEGASAVDKLSSSHSRVTKDISKIFAADPIDSTVASTSPRKPPKRILIEGAPGIGKTVLAKEIALRWANDELLKDFILVFLLYLRDPKLHTISSVKELLMYTSENVAQDVENYLLECKEENVAFVLDGFDEFPGSLQKDSFITSIIEGENSIGKIFCRFTVVVTSRPTDTLFLHRVVHRRIEILGFAKEGRDKYISLSLCDEPEKKEDLVRYLKNHPIINGLCFIPLHLAILLFLFQVDSLPETLTEMNEFFVVHTIYRYLSKVRSPDKSKVNNPRVTDLPDDIQRFIEKLSKLAYEGLQNSQLVFSYDEIKKVCPEIDSIPGAINGFGLLQAVQHYIRQGFGETISFNFLHFSMQEYLAAFYVSNLPVDQSSLLMKETFWDGRFSFMWMMYAGIVGIKSSAFISFLYENALHHGTEVDDQGGLTLAHDVQNDKRKCLHLFHCYIEAKCNEIPEAVSFIFSGGNIQLTGITLLPHHISSLVFFMFASKQQWRTLDLHNCNLRGIGMNTLLEHVIKSEGNMSTLQYVDLSGNLSSPWGVYCVIIRHCCVNSLTLCGDNWMEEHVKEIAEHVKEIADSLEANKRLNSLTIHNVGRIGVESIRKVLINNTTLNDINLSWKKLWIKDDDNVLLCTQVLISNEVMSSARVVNVTILYDEHHEYSPKEIDLSSTRSINNDVVAVLIAFGLCDNITVHTLNVSSCNISDDGVIAIVDCLKTKCSLQELDLSHNTMTIRGELV, encoded by the exons ATGGCTGGCGAAGCTGATTCTG GTCTAACACTAGTGGAGGGTGCAGTAGTGATTGATCAAATTAAAAATA AGGATGATACTCCAACAATGAGAGACCTCAACAGATTTGTTACCAAGAAATATGCTGTTGACTGGAAAGACATTGGAATAGAGTTGGGATTAGAACTAGATGTACTTGATGTGATTGAGAAAGACAATCCTCTGCAAAGTGTTTCTTGTTTCCAGAAGACACTAGACAAGTGGTTGAAGTTAACTCCTAATGCTACATGGAAAACACTGGAGGTTGGTCTTACTAATGTGAGAAGACAACAACTTAGTCTTGATCCAGTTGATGAGATGTATGATG ctATCAACATTAATGCTAGTGTCTTCAGTGGTGATAAGCTATTAGTCATTAAAAAAA TTCCTGAAGTAGTGAGTAAATTACGTGATGACTTGCGTGCTTACTACCAAACGGCTGGATTGAGACCATCAAAGGAAGAGTGGCCACCTAACCAGCCCACATCAATTGTTAATGTAGCACTAATACACTACAACAATACACGAATGCAACAAGAGCTGATTGATATATCCAAACGATTCAAAGAAGGTGCTTCAGCTGTAGACAAACTGTCATCATCACACTCCAGAGTCACTAAGGACATCAGCAAAATATTTGCAGCAGATCCTATTGACTCAACAGTAGCTAGTACTAGCCCCAGGAAACCACCAAAACGTATTCTAATAGAAGGTGCTCCTGGAATTGGGAAGACTGTACTAGCTAAAGAAATAGCACTCCGTTGGGCTAATGATGAGCTATTAAAAGATTTTATTTTGGTTTTCTTACTGTATTTACGAGACCCAAAATTGCATACAATCAGTTCAGTAAAAGAATTACTTATGTATACCTCTGAAAATGTAGCACAAGATGTTGAAAATTACTTGTTAGAGTGTAAGGAAGAAAATGTAGCATTTGTGCTTGATGGTTTTGACGAATTCCCTGGTTCACTGCAGAAAGATTCATTCATTACAAGCATCATCGAAGGAGAAAACAGCATAGGAAAAATTTTCTGCAGATTTACTGTAGTGGTGACTTCACGACCGACAGATACATTGTTCCTTCATCGTGTGGTTCACAGGAGGATTGAAATTCTTGGATTTGCTAAAGAAGGACGTGACAAATATATTTCTCTGTCACTCTGTGATGAACCTGAAAAGAAGGAAGACTTGGTTAGATACTTGAAAAATCATCCTATTATCAATGGTCTTTGTTTTATCCCACTTCATTTAGCAATTCTGTTGTTCCTTTTTCAGGTGGATAGCTTACCTGAAACCTTAACAGAAATGAATGAGTTCTTTGTTGTTCACACAATATATCGTTACTTAAGCAAAGTAAGATCACCTGATAAAAGTAAAGTGAATAATCCACGTGTAACAGATTTGCCTGATGATATCCAAAGATTTATTGAGAAATTGTCCAAATTGGCCTATGAAGGGTTACAGAATAGCCAGTTGGTATTTTCATATGATGAAATTAAAAAAGTGTGTCCTGAGATTGATAGCATTCCAGGTGCTATTAATGGATTTGGTCTCTTACAAGCTGTACAGCATTATATTCGGCAAGGGTTTGGGGAAACAATCTCATTCAACTTCCTTCATTTCTCTATGCAAGAATATCTTGCTGCATTTTATGTGTCTAATCTCCCTGTTGATCAGAGCTCACTACTGATGAAGGAGACATTTTGGGATGGCCGGTTTAGTTTCATGTGGATGATGTATGCAGGGATTGTTGGAATAAAGTCATCTGCTTTTATTTCCTTTCTATATGAAAATGCTCTGCATCATGGAACAGAGGTCGATGATCAGGGTGGGCTGACACTTGCTCATGATGTACAGAATGATAAACGGAAATGTTTACACTTGTTTCATTGCTATATAGAAGCAAAGTGTAATGAAATACCCGAAGCAGTTTCTTTCATTTTCAGTGGAGGCAATATCCAGCTCACTGGTATAACATTACTTCCACATCATATTTCATCTCTGGTATTTTTTATGTTTGCTTCTAAGCAACAATGGCGAACTCTGGACTTACATAATTGTAATCTTAGAGGTATAGGAATGAACACTCTATTGGAACATGTCATCAAAAGTGAAGGAAACATGTCAACGCTTCAATATGTTGACCTCAGTGGAAATCTCTCATCTCCATGGGGTGTGTATTGTGTTATCATTAGACATTGTTGTGTTAATAGTTTAACACTTTGTGGAGATAATTGGATGGAAGAACATGTTAAGGAGATAGCAGAACATGTTAAGGAGATAGCAGATAGCCTAGAGGCAAACAAAAGACTTAATTCATTAACAATTCACAATGTTGGACGAATAGGGGTAGAGTCAATTAGGAAAGTTTTAATAAACAACACAACTTTAAATGATATTAACTTGTCATGGAAAAAGCTTTGGATAAAAGATGATGACAATGTTTTGCTTTGTACCCAGGTTTTAATTAGTAATGAAGTTATGAGTAGTGCCAGAGTGGTGAATGTGACAATATTGTATGATGAACATCATGAGTACTCACCCAAAGAAATTGATTTGTCTTCTACTAGGAGCATTAACAATGATGTAGTAGCAGTGCTCATAGCATTTGGTTTGTGTGATAACATAACAGTACATACACTTAATGTTTCATCCTGcaacatatctgatgatggagttATTGCTATTGTTGATTGTCTCAAGACGAAGTGTAGTTTACAAGAACTGGACTTATCACACAATACAATGACTATTAGGGGGGAGCTAGTATGA
- the LOC136248760 gene encoding protein NLRC3-like: MISEVIRVNATLQKLDVSNCGISDSGIVAISKSLKYNNTLQELNMSLNEINEIDEIVEVIEGNTVLRKLDISCCGISDSGIVAISKSLKYNNTLQELNMSYNEINEINEIVEVIEGNTTLRKLDISYCGIRSKMAVIVSESYKNNKTLQEFIISWKNDQVTVRTADIFYNLSNKKIGDIGALIVSNLLYNSTRVNKLDVSYNKISHKGIVFIADYLKNNITLQKLNISHNSIAIEGAKKIAEIIQINRSLQNLNISYCSIPDRGIVTICNFLSNNTTLQELNMSHNEIMSTGAKKIAEVIQLNTTLLKLDISSCGIPDSGALVISKSYISAVLKEIKISWKSNHVTINTAESVWDLSRKNIGDTGAQIVSNFLCNNVEIKELYVSHNNISDYRALAFDVDKAYKVDRLMYSETLLELHMSHNNITLKGANNIAELINVNTILQTLDISHCGIPDDGALVISKSYKNNKTLQELIISWNNDKVTVNTVDTFWNISRKKIGNIGVYILVNLLNSRVIKLDVSHNSISEEGVVLISDYFMSQHSIEELNLSYNIITTKGADKIGDFIKINCTLQKLNLSYCGMLEGDAVTISESYKINKTLQKSVQYYHKYNEPLQELVISWGDDKFVITTSTLCCDVSGMKIGNTGALILSNLLSVNCHLIKLDISRNGLCDDEILIISNCLRSNLKLEDLGMSRNNVTDRGLAKVFCALKYNAALKTIDISFNCLSNNAALTISEFIMEHRTLKRCNLSGNDITALGKKNILDSTNGSRCHTKF, translated from the coding sequence ATGATTTCTGAAGTTATTCGAGTCAATGCAACATTACAAAAACTTGATGTCTCTAACTGTGGCATTTCTGACAGTGGAATAGTAGCCATCAGTAAAAGTCTAAAGTATAACAACACATTGCAAGAACTGAACATGTCACTTAATGAAATTAATGAAATTGATGAAATCGTAGAAGTTATTGAAGGTAACACAGTACTACGAAAACTTGATATTTCATGTTGTGGCATTTCTGACAGTGGAATAGTAGCCATCAGTAAAAGTCTAAAGTATAACAACACATTGCAAGAACTGAACATGTCATATAATGAAATTAATGAAATTAATGAAATTGTAGAAGTTATTGAAGGTAACACAACGCTACGAAAACTTGATATTTCATATTGTGGTATTCGAAGtaaaatggctgtgattgtgAGTGAGTCTtataaaaacaacaaaacactacAGGAATTTATAATATCATGGAAAAACGATCAAGTTACTGTCAGGACAGCAGATATATTTTACAATTTATCTAATAAAAAAATTGGTGATATTGGAGCACTGATAGTATCAAATCTTCTATACAATAGCACGAGAGTCAACAAACTCGATGTTTCTTACAACAAGATATCACATAAAGGTATAGTATTTATTGCTGACTATCTCAAAAATAAtatcactttacaaaaacttaACATATCACATAATAGTATTGCTATTGAAGGAGCTAAAAAAATTGCTGAGATTATTCAAATTAACAGATCTCTGCAAAATCTCAATATTTCTTATTGTAGTATTCCTGATAGAGGGATAGTAACCATATGTAACTTTCTGAGTAACAATACCACATTACAAGAACTGAATATGTCACATAATGAGATCATGAGTACTGGAGCCAAAAAAATTGCAGAGGTTATTCAACTTAACACAACCCTGCTCAAACTTGATATTTCTTCTTGTGGTATTCCTGATAGTGGAGCCTTAGTCATCAGTAAGTCTTATATAAGTGCTGTACTAAAAGAAATTAAAATTTCTTGGAAAAGTAATCATGTTACTATCAATACAGCAGAATCAGTTTGGGACTTATCTAGAAAGAACATTGGAGACACTGGAGCACAAATAGTATCAAATTTTTTGTGCAACAATGTGGAGATAAAGGAACTATATGTTTCCCATAACAACATATCAGATTATAGAGCATTAGCTTTTGATGTGGACAAGGCGTACAAGGTGGACCGTTTGATGTATAGTGAAACATTGCTTGAACTTCACATGTCACATAATAACATTACTTTGAAAGGAGCTAACAACATTGCTGAACTTATAAATGTTAATACAATACTTCAAACGCTTGATATTTCCCATTGTGGCATTCCTGATGATGGAGCATTAGTCATTAGTAAGTCTtataaaaacaacaaaacactacAAGAACTCATAATATCATGGAACAATGATAAAGTTACTGTCAACACAGTTGATACATTTTGGAACATCTCTAGAAAAAAAATTGGCAACATTGGAGTGTACATATTAGTAAATCTTTTAAACTCAAGGGTAATAAAGCTTGATGTTTCTCACAACAGCATATCTGAAGAAGGAGTAGTGTTGATCAGTGATTATTTCATGAGTCAGCATAGTATAGAAGAACTTAATCTATCTTATAACATCATTACTACTAAGGGGGCTGATAAAATAGGAGATTTCATAAAAATCAACTGTACACTACAAAAACTTAATCTTTCTTATTGTGGTATGCTTGAAGGTGACGCTGTAACAATCAGTGAGTCTTATAAAATCAACAAAACACTACAAAAAAGTGTTCAGTATTATCATAAGTATAATGAACCATTACAAGAGCTTGTAATATCATGGGGAGATGATAAGTTTGTTATTACAACATCAACATTATGTTGTGATGTGTCTGGTATGAAAATTGGCAACACTGGAGCACTAATATTGTCAAACCTTTTATCTGTCAATTGCCATTTAATAAAATTAGACATCTCTCGTAATGGTTTATGTGATGATGAAATTTTGATAATTAGTAATTGTTTAAGGAGTAACCTTAAGTTGGAAGATCTAGGTATGTCACGTAATAATGTTACAGATAGAGGATTAGCAAAGGTGTTTTGTGCTCTTAAGTATAATGCAGCACTTAAGACCATCGACATTTCATTCAATTGTCTATCTAATAATGCTGCGTTGACCATCAGTGAATTTATTATGGAACACAGAACACTTAAAAGGTGTAACCTTTCAGGTAATGATATCACTGCTTTGGGAAAAAAGAATATTTTGGACTCTACCAATGGTTCTAGGTGTCATACTAAATTTTAA